In Erigeron canadensis isolate Cc75 chromosome 1, C_canadensis_v1, whole genome shotgun sequence, a single window of DNA contains:
- the LOC122585451 gene encoding disease resistance protein Roq1-like, translated as MASSSSLLSGSSSWKYDVFLSFRGEDTRKTFVDHLYNALGQHGILTYKDDVTLGRGDTIGPSLLKAIEESQILVIIFSENYADSSWCLDELSHIMKCRDSETGQIIFPIFYHVNPSDVRKQEGQFGKAFAKHEQSENYKKKVETWKKALVDASNIAGWEPKHVANGYEAKCIQEIVDSILGKLSSLNHGVEDEELVGMGIRVEQLKFHLRVGLGGVLMVGIWGLGGGGKTTLATSLYMELSGLFDGCCFLDNIRVESKQQNGLKNLQEKLLSAVFGIKKEVESVDIGKHTIKRMLCRRKVLIVLDDVDHIDQLKTLAGSHAWFGEGSRIIITTRDQHLLIANKVYEVCPVILLSKGEAIQLFRKHAYHENNPVEDYEKLSLLVISYVNGLPLALKILGSFLNDKNKDEWLSTLSRLKDHPEMDIVEKLKISYDGLKPVEKELFLDIACYFRGRHEKVAMEILDACGFHPCIGVKVLIQKALITVSSDGYFGMHDLVQEMGHYIVRGEHPNNPEKCSRIWRFRDIEDICSRSETEENDKIEVIHDAGYGYYYPINFIMLISNMKKLRFLEVTTSFHEGPRFLSNELRYISWNNYPACLFPEGFSPPKLAVIRMEYSLQKELWNGYKNVIPSLCRHARIIKFDLYMHQYLPSLKELQLKNATALVRTPDFGGLPCLQRLELDGCESLEEIHQSLGNNNSLVYIHVRNCGKLARFPSSIRLEKLEILKIISCGALVEFPKIEAKMDSLRELTLESVGIEVLPSSVGEYCTNLIKLVLRGCDLKDGGIPNQFGELSSLEELDLSENPFTRLNFSLSRLTSLKIIELSRCPYLVELPELPSSLFILEADYCSSLNTIIRDDIPISFKWLCHVSMWEGKKNKIGAERLIKAILQGNFVESGCMSLHLNGLEIPRVFKPCLVRGKRCRMQLLENWYNDFSGFLFYTALNYSFIPTISMKHEKPEGSSTRMKDSQDDMYLEESYEEDLGKCTWLGYISFGSLRNTLWFNQISAGIEIEFYHRLGDIYGCGFKLIPKRSETSIRDFSSFDDVYACGLNILHDSKSALECYIAISKRPWERGASSSKRHRRFGRTRNVNDVHEQNLEERITERLEGRLEERLDRFADD; from the exons ATggcatcatcttcatctttgtTATCTGGGTCATCGTCATGGAAATACGATGTGTTTCTTAGTTTTAGAGGTGAGGATACCCGTAAGACTTTTGTTGACCATCTCTACAACGCTCTTGGTCAACACGGAATCCTTACTTACAAGGACGATGTCACACTTGGTCGAGGTGATACCATCGGCCCATCCCTATTGAAAGCTATAGAAGAATCACAGATTTTGGTGATCATATTTTCTGAAAACTATGCAGATTCTTCGTGGTGTTTGGATGAGCTTTCACATATTATGAAATGCAGGGATAGCGAGACAGGGCAAATCATCTTCCCTATATTCTATCACGTGAATCCGTCTGATGTTAGGAAACAAGAAGGTCAATTTGGTAAAGCGTTTGCCAAACATGAGCAGTCAGAAAATTACAAGAAGAAAGTTGAAACCTGGAAAAAAGCACTCGTTGATGCTAGTAATATTGCTGGATGGGAACCCAAACACGTTGCTAATGG GTACGAAGCAAAATGCATCCAAGAGATTGTCGATTCAATTTTAGGTAAATTGTCGTCGTTAAATCATGGTGTTGAGGATGAAGAGCTTGTTGGAATGGGAATTCGAGTGGAACAGTTGAAATTTCATTTAAGAGTTGGATTAGGTGGTGTGCTTATGGTTGGGATATGGGGGCTTGGGGGTGGAGGTAAGACCACTCTTGCTACTTCTCTTTACATGGAACTCTCTGGTCTGTTTGATGGttgttgctttcttgacaataTTCGGGTGGAATCCAAACAAcaaaatggtttaaaaaatttgcAAGAAAAACTTTTGTCAGCTGTTTTTGGGATAAAAAAGGAAGTTGAGAGTGTTGATATAGGAAAGCACACTATTAAACGTATGTTATGTCGTAGAAAGGTGTtgattgttcttgatgatgTGGATCATATTGACCAGCTAAAGACATTAGCTGGAAGTCATGCATGGTTTGGTGAAGGGAGCCGAATAATAATTACAACCAGGGATCAACATTTGCTAATAGCTAACAAGGTATACGAGGTTTGTCCtgtaattttattatcaaaGGGTGAAGCTATTCAGCTCTTTAGGAAACATGCATATCATGAGAATAACCCTGTAGAAGATTATGAGAAGCTTTCCTTGCTTGTGATTTCTTATGTTAATGGGCTTCCGTTAGCGCTTAAAATCTTGGGATCTTTCCTCAATGATAAAAACAAGGATGAGTGGCTGAGTACATTGTCTAGACTTAAAGATCATCCAGAGATGGATATTGTGGAAAAGCTCAAAATTAGCTACGATGGACTTAAACCTGTGGAGAAAGAGTTATTCTTAGACATTGCTTGTTACTTCAGGGGAAGGCATGAAAAAGTGGCTATGGAGATACTTGATGCTTGTGGATTTCACCCTTGTATAGGGGTAAAGGTGTTGATACAAAAGGCTCTTATAACTGTTTCTTCCGATGGTTACTTTGGTATGCACGATTTGGTTCAAGAAATGGGACACTATATTGTTAGAGGGGAACATCCCAACAATCCCGAAAAATGTAGCAGGATTTGGCGATTCAGAGATATTGAAGACATATGTTCCAGGAGTGAAACAGAG GAAAATGATAAGATTGAAGTCATACATGATGCTGGCTATGGTTATTATTATCCAATAAACTTCATTATGCTCATTTCAAACATGAAAAAACTAAGATTCCTTGAAGTGACTACTTCGTTCCATGAAGGGCCTAGATTTTTATCAAATGAGTTGAGGTATATAAGTTGGAATAACTATCCTGCATGTTTATTCCCTGAAGGTTTTTCACCACCAAAGCTTGCTGTTATAAGAATGGAATATAGCTTGCAAAAAGAACTTTGGAATGGTTACAAG AATGTTATTCCATCTCTATGTAGGCATGCACGTATCATTAAATTTGACTTGTATATGCATCAGTATCTACCATCTTTGAAAGAGCTTCAACTCAAAAATGCAACAGCACTAGTGAGGACACCTGATTTTGGTGGACTCCCATGTCTTCAAAGGTTGGAACTCGATGGGTGTGAAAGCTTGGAAGAGATTCATCAATCACTTGGAAATAATAACAGTCTTGTTTACATACATGTAAGGAATTGTGGGAAGCTTGCAAGGTTTCCAAGCAGTATTCGGTTGGAAAAACTGGAGATTCTAAAAATAATAAGTTGCGGAGCACTTGTTGAGTTTCCAAAGATTGAAGCAAAGATGGATAGCTTGAGAGAGTTAACTTTGGAAAGTGTTGGGATAGAAGTCCTACCCTCATCAGTCGGGGAATATTGTACCAACCTTATTAAGCTAGTGTTGAGGGGGTGTGATTTAAAAGATGGAGGAATACCCAACCAGTTTGGTGAGTTATCCAGCTTAGAAGAGCTAGATCTAAGCGAGAATCCCTTTACACGATTAAATTTCAGCCTCTCAAGACTTACTAGCCTCAAAATTATTGAACTGAGTCGTTGCCCGTATCTTGTTGAATTGCCTGAGCTTCCATCAAGTCTATTTATTCTCGAAGCAGACTATTGCTCATCACTTAACACCATCATCAGAGATGATATTCCCATAAGTTTTAAATGGCTATGTCACGTATCAATGTGGGAAgggaaaaagaataaaattggTGCAGAGAGATTAATAAAAGCCATACTTCAG GGAAATTTTGTTGAAAGTGGGTGTATGAGCCTTCACCTAAATGGGCTCGAGATTCCGAGAGTGTTTAAACCTTGTTTGGTCAGAGGGAAGAGATGTAGAATGCAACTTCTAGAGAACTGGTATAATGACTTCTCTGGATTCTTATTCTACACAGCTCTCAATTATAGTTTTATCCCGACGATAAGTATGAAGCATGAGAAACCCGAGGGAAGTTCGACGAGAATGAAGGATTCTCAAGATGACATGTATTTGGAGGAGAGTTATGAGGAAGACCTGGGTAAATGCACATGGCTGGGGTAtatttcatttggttcattgagAAACACTTTGTGGTTCAACCAAATATCCGCTGGTATTGAAATTGAGTTTTACCACCGCTTAGGTGATATTTATGGGTGTGGATTTAAACTCATCCCCAAGAGAAGTGAAACAAGTATCAGAGATTTTTCCTCATTTGACGACGTTTATGCATGTGGATTGAATATCCTACATGATTCCAAGTCTGCTTTAGAATGCTATATTGCAATT TCGAAACGACCGTGGGAAAGAGGAGCATCAAGCAGCAAACGCCATAGGCGGTTTGG GAGAACAAGAAATGTTAATGATGTCCATGAACAGAATTTGGAGGAGCGAATTACTGAAAGATTGGAGGGGCGATTGGAGGAGCGGTTGGATCGATTTGCTGATGACTGA
- the LOC122585455 gene encoding period clock protein-like codes for MARTRTSAGTSGGRGKGRGENEDSGQGRGSGRGTGRSGGRGIGSGTGPKVVQGVGRGVGRGNEQAGGRGTVRGVGRGAGRGGGRGSGRGRGRGEAKNETTNEQTGMQSASE; via the coding sequence ATGGCAAGAACAAGAACTAGTGCTGGAACTAGCGGTGGTCGTGGAAAAGGCCGTGGTGAAAACGAAGACTCTGGTCAAGGTCGTGGTAGTGGTCGAGGAACTGGACGGAGTGGAGGCCGTGGTATTGGTAGTGGCACTGGGCCTAAAGTAGTTCAAGGTGTTGGCCGCGGTGTAGGTCGTGGAAATGAACAAGCTGGAGGTCGAGGTACTGTTCGTGGAGTTGGTCGTGGTGCAGGCCGCGGTGGCGGCCGAGGTAGTGGTCGTGGACGCGGTCGTGGTGAAGCTAAAAATGAAACTACTAATGAGCAAACTGGAATGcaatctgcatctgaatag